The Planctomycetaceae bacterium DNA segment GCGAATCTCCCGGCGCTGCTGATTCATCTTCCGGCCGGCCTTCGAGTGCGCTTCATGAAACGCCATGAACTCACGAAAACTGTCGGGATGAAATGCATGGCCCATTCCGGGACCGACAAGCAGTTTGATGCTGACTCCAAGTTCCTTCGCGGCATCGACGGTGCTTGTGCTGGCCACCAACTGTGCGTCGTCTTCTCCACCGTATGTGCAGACGGGAACATCGAAGGCGTTCAGCGCGTAGTCGATAGCGTCGTAGATTCCCAGAGTTGCGTGCTGCCATTCCGGAAGCAGCTCCGTTTGTTTCTGGTACTTGTAGAAGTCAACAAACCCGGCGCCGGGACCGACAGACGACCAGCGATCCGGAAAGTGCAGCCCCAGATGCCACGCTCCGGCACCTCCCATGGAAAACCCATGCAGCGTGATGCGATCCGGATCGATGCGAAACCGCCGCTGCACGTCCGCCATGGCTTCAAAAACGTCCGTTTCTCCGGCCCACCGATAAGCATTATTGCCGCGGCCGAAAACATCCAGCTGAATCCATGACTGACCTTCCGGCGGAGCCTGTCCTTCGTTTCGAGCGATAAAGTTGACTTCGTTCATGTCGTCCGCCCGGCCGTGCAGCCTGACGTGCAGAGGCCACCGATTGGCCGATGCGGGATCGACTCCGGATGGCAGAGTCAGCGCGTATGGCTGGACGGTACCGTCGATTGAAGAAACGTATCCGCGAATCGTTGTGCCGGGTTTCAATGCCCACGACGGCTTCCCCGCGTCAAGTTCCGCCGCGCGCTGCCGGCCTGTGCTGATCGCGCTGGCTGCCTGTTCGGCGTAGTTGTCTTTGGGAAATTCGTCGTGACGCAGCATCCGTTCGACGGCCGTGGCAAACACGGCCACGTCGGCCACAAGCGCACTGCCGTCAGGATTCTGCAGCTCGGGTTTTGCGGAGAGGATCTCCACGGATTCCTGCAACTCAGCAAGCTGCGTCTGCAGAGACTCGCGGACCTGCTGCGGCACTTCGGCCGCCGACAGGGATATCACGAACCGAGGAACGCAGACCGCGGAAAGAAGTACGGCACAAACGACGGAACGAATCATGATGATGGGAACTGTTATCAGAGAGGCGGGAGAAAGCGGTAAGACGATTGCGGCAACTGAGTCGCGAACGCGGAAACGGGCGTGTCGGTCGTGCTTCGCCGATCATCGCCCTGCAATGCGAAGGAAGCGGATTTCCGATCACCGGATTGGCAGACGTCGGCCCTCATCAGCGGAAAATCGCCGGCGTGACTTCCGCCGCGGCCAGTCCGTTGTGCTCGTGACGTTTTCGGGCACTCTACGCGTTTGCTCGTTCAGCGGCATGGAAACCGCAGCGATTGTGGGTTCCGTCACAGAACGGACGTCTTTCCGACTGACCGCAGCGACACAGCGCGATTGTCGGCTTATCGCCCGGCGGAAACTGATTGCCCTCGGCGTCTTCGATCGTAATCGCACCCGAAACCAGAAACGGGCCGTTGTCCCGCACGACGACTTTGACATCAGACATAACGAAATCCTGAAACAGGTAGGTTCAAAAAGCGCACCTCCGCATCAGTTTCGCGGTTTGACGGATGACCGTAAAGGTCAGGCCGGTGCCGAAGCCAAACGAAAAGCAGCTCGTTCCGGATCTCTCCGAAACGAGCTGTCTGCCAAGGGTTGATTACGGCGGGACGTCCTCCCGCCTTGACGTGACTGCCGGGTGAATCCTACCAGGCGGAGTTCGGGATATTGAACACCGGCTGCTTGCATTCCGCACATGGCGGTGCCGCGTAGCCGGATGCATCTTCCGTCACCAGCGGATCGCCGCAGTGTGAGCAATGAGTACCGTCGCCGGCTCCGTATTCCGTGACCTTCTGCTTCGGCACACCGGAAGCGATGCACTTGGCACAGGTTGTGCCGAACGTGGCACAGCCGGCTCCAAATCCGGCGGCCGATCCGCCGCCGTACCCGGAACCGTAGGCACCGTGCAGGTAGCTGATCGAATCACCGTACGCTCCCGCAAAGTTGCTCGAACCGACGGACACGCCGGTTCCCGCCATGCCAGCCGTCGACACGCTCGCCGCTGACGCGCTGGCGGATGCCGTGGCGCTGGCTGACGGAGCGTACGCTCCCAGCGTGTACGCGTTGATGACCGGAAAACCGTATGCCGGCGTTCCTCCCAGAATCGTGAACGATGAGGCGGACGCTGCTGCAGCCGCTGTCGGCAGACCATCAGGTCCGATCAGTCCGAACTGACAACCGATTGCCGCATCCCACGGAAGACTGGGGTTCCCTTCGCCCATCGCCGCGGAACAATCTCCGGTGAGAGCGCTGATGGCTCCACCGACCGCTCCCATCGCCGCACCGCCGCGCGTTCCGGCCAGTGCACCGACGGATGCTCCCATCGTGCGACCTGTTCGGTCACCGGCGATGAGTCCTGCGTATGCTCCGGCGCGAGCACCGGCGATCGAGCCCAATTCAATTCCTCGCAGCATGTCCGCGACAGCACCGTTACCGGACTCGAACGCATCGGCACCGGCTCGGGTTCCCGCAAAGGCTCCCGCGTTCACTCCGGCAGTGGCTCCTGCAACGACACTGGAAACGACATCGATATCAGCCCACGTTCCCGCTGCCGCGACGGCACCAGCCGCCGCACCGGCACTTGCACCGGCGACCAGGCTGCCTCCCGCCGTCACGGCCGCAGCCGCTCCTGCTTCGGCTCCTGCACCGGCACCCGCGACCGCCAGACTGATGGCATCCGTTCCTGCGGCGGCAGCGGCACCAGCAGCTGCGGCACCGGCAGCCCCCACTCCAGATCCGTCAGCACCGGCTGCACCAGCAGCTCCGGCGCCGGCTCCGCGAGCGACACCGGCTCCGGCCGTGGCACCTGCCGCTGCACCCGCGGCCGCTCCGGCGGAGGTGACTGCGGCTGCTCCGCTGGTTCCGCCGAAGGCTGCTGCGATCGCACCCAGGCCGACGCCACCAGCTCCGCCCATTCCGCCTGCAGCACCAGCGCCGATGGCCGCGGCGTAGGCTGCGGCTCCGATTCCGCCAAGTCCGGCTGCTCCTCCGCCTCCCATTCCGGCGCCACCTGCACCAGCGCCAGCACCGCCACCAGCGCCGTCTCCCAGTCCAGCAGCGGCGAGAGCGGCGGCAGCTCCGGCGCGGGCTCCCGCAGCGGCTCCGGCGGCAGCACCGGCCACAGCGTCAGCACCGACTGCGGTTGCAGCGGCAGCTCCGGCACTTGCTCCGGCGTTGGCTCCGGCAATCGCACCTGCAAGAGCTGCAGCATTCGCGGCCGCAGCGGCAGCGGCACCTGCGCCAGCTCCGGCAGCAGCACCTGCATCGGCAGCGGCACTGGCGGCCGCGGCAGCTCCGGCGGCGGCTCCCGCAGCGGCCCCTGCGCTCGCACCGGCGGATGCACCTGCACTCGCTCCGGCGGCGGCACTTGAAACCGTCGCGGCTCCCGCAGCGGCGGCCGCCGCAGCTCCCGCGCCTCCTCCTGCTCCAAATCCGAACCCGGCACCGAACCCTGCTCCACCGGCCGCGAAGGCGAATGCGCTGGCACTCGCGGCTCCGCCACCGGCGATTCGAGTATCAATGAAGGAAGACCCGGCCGTAAAGTTGGGAGCACAGTTCGGGTTACACCAGCTCAGCAGTCCGCTGTACCGGTAGGACTGGTCGAGCCGTCCGAACGCGCTGGCCAGGTCGTTCATCTCACCGGTGACGGCGGTTCTCAGAGTTGTCAGTCCCACGATGGCGCCAATCACAAGGACCGAACCGACGACGACCAGTTCCGCGGACAGAATGACACCATGTTCATCCCGTCTAAGTTGACTCAGCAGTTTCAACATGTTTCATTCTCCGGGCTGCCGAAAGCCCACTGGCTTTCACAATGAGTTCAGACGTGAAATGCGCGCGACACGCGACATCCGTCTGAATGGGCAGAACCCGTGCCACCGTCCCCCCGATTCGCCCGCGGGGAATCCGGCTGTTGCGTAAGCTCAACAACAACGGGACTTTGCAGTGCTGCGAAACGGCAACATGCGTTTCATCCGGCACAAGCGGCGTTCATCGATCTTTGCGCACCGTTCCCTGAGATGTTCACAACGCTGAACACGATCGCGGCGAAGATCGTCCTCAAGAACTGCGCCACCGCCCTGCCCGACATTCAACCTGGTCAACGTGGATTCGCGTCGAGAAACGGATGCGTTCCGCGCCGCAAGCCTCGATGCCGCCGTTCCGCAGTTCGGTGACTGACGACGGCGGCCGGGTGTTCGCTATAGTGCGGCGTGTCGCGAAATACTTCCATTCACTGCGCGTCGCCCCTGCGTTGCGGCATCGTTCTGACAACCGGTTCTTTCGCATTCGAACGGACGTTCGAATGCGGACTGAATCGGCCCCGCGGAGATCAGCGTTTATCAACATCGCAGGGCTGCGTCGCGTTGTCGATCCTCGCACTGCGTCGTACCATTGAGGCGGCTTGATGTGGCTTGAGGATGAAATGATGGACGCCAGCGAGAAGAGCGCGCGATTGATTGAGGCGGCCTGTGCCGTGCTCAATGCCGCACCCGGACACCGGCTCAATACTGTGGTGCTGAACAAGACGCTGTTTTATCTGGACCTTGCCGCACTCCGGGATCGCGCCGAGACACTCACGGGCAACGCTTACATCGCGCTGCAACAGGGACCGGTTGTCGCGAAGTATGACCAGCGTCTGATCGGCGAACTCGAAACGCGGAGACTTGCAAAGCAGGTCAGCGAATGGGATGGATCGAAGCCGGTGCTGCTCGAATCATGCGTCGAACACTTTCAGTTTATCGACGCTGACGCACTGATCCTTGTGTCCGCGGTCACGTCATACTTTGCGGGACTGTCATCACGCCAGGCGTCTGATTTCTCACACGAAAACCCCGGCTGGCAACACGCGTGGGATTCGTTCCGTCGCACAAGGAAACCCACGCCAATCAACATGCTGATCGCGCTGCAGCAGATTGTGGAAGACGACCCGTGGATGGACCTGCCGTTACCAGACGATGACGCAATTCTCGCGGCGGCGGATAACGGAGTCGGAGTCGACTGGTAATGCACTACGAGCCACAGGACGGAAAGTGGCAGCTCGGCGAAAACGCGTCGCTGCTGGCGGAGCTGCGTCAGCGGATGACCCCGG contains these protein-coding regions:
- a CDS encoding Panacea domain-containing protein, translating into MWLEDEMMDASEKSARLIEAACAVLNAAPGHRLNTVVLNKTLFYLDLAALRDRAETLTGNAYIALQQGPVVAKYDQRLIGELETRRLAKQVSEWDGSKPVLLESCVEHFQFIDADALILVSAVTSYFAGLSSRQASDFSHENPGWQHAWDSFRRTRKPTPINMLIALQQIVEDDPWMDLPLPDDDAILAAADNGVGVDW
- a CDS encoding prolyl oligopeptidase family serine peptidase, with the protein product MIRSVVCAVLLSAVCVPRFVISLSAAEVPQQVRESLQTQLAELQESVEILSAKPELQNPDGSALVADVAVFATAVERMLRHDEFPKDNYAEQAASAISTGRQRAAELDAGKPSWALKPGTTIRGYVSSIDGTVQPYALTLPSGVDPASANRWPLHVRLHGRADDMNEVNFIARNEGQAPPEGQSWIQLDVFGRGNNAYRWAGETDVFEAMADVQRRFRIDPDRITLHGFSMGGAGAWHLGLHFPDRWSSVGPGAGFVDFYKYQKQTELLPEWQHATLGIYDAIDYALNAFDVPVCTYGGEDDAQLVASTSTVDAAKELGVSIKLLVGPGMGHAFHPDSFREFMAFHEAHSKAGRKMNQQRREIRFTTRTLKYNRCDWLTIEEVGAVYEPSTVQAAVTDDGNVTVTTKNVAALSLNREIADTAVIDGTPLVCRSAAQGLLPDVYYRMTSNGWRVLSYDESRGFQNNSENHKRRGLQGPIDDAFMSSFVCVKGTGKPFDDQHQSWADFTLSRFRREFDKWLRGNARVIEDSELDEATIASSHLILFGDPQSNSVLKRVLPGLPVTWQEETITIGGRTFDTATHGLSLIFPNPLNPRKYVVINSGHTFHEKDFRSSNAWLFPRLGDIAVQKFTPRDDGTFDEEIVWAANFDAHWMLPAAGE
- a CDS encoding CDGSH iron-sulfur domain-containing protein, whose amino-acid sequence is MSDVKVVVRDNGPFLVSGAITIEDAEGNQFPPGDKPTIALCRCGQSERRPFCDGTHNRCGFHAAERANA